One region of Desulfobacterales bacterium genomic DNA includes:
- the fusA gene encoding elongation factor G, whose product MKKSNLHHIRNIGIIAHIDAGKTTVTERILYYTGRSHKIGEVHDGEAIMDWMADEQERGITITSAVTTCQWKENEIQLIDTPGHVDFTMEVERSLRVLDGAVGVFCAVGGVEPQSETVWHQADKYHVPKLAFINKLDRIGADFFGTVEMIRQRLHAVPLILQLPVGAEDHFSGIIDLLTMKQYKWNDDTLGATFSMDDIHADDIDKAEEYREKLIETVAEADDDIMDAYLSETPISPQSLVEGIRRATISLKLVPILCGSALKNKGIQPLLDAISWFLPSPEDIPPIKGVHPETNESIECLPKERDPLAALIFKVSMIEGRKLSFVRVYSGTLKSGSEVFNPARNQKEKLSRILRMHANKRERIDSAGPGSIVGVVGLKASSTGETLCSPDHPVLLEKMEFYEPVISVAIEPKTHTDQEKLEQVLDKFLAEDPTLTVRTDDDTGQTILSGMGELHLEIIISRMEREFGTHVNVGKPQVVYRESIENEIEATAVFDKEVAGQNHFGEVSLRLKPLARGTGNLFKSQLASETIPAVYIPVIEKGVMESLESGTLMGYPVVDVEATLTGGSYRESAGTELAYKVSASMACKDALSKGHPYLLDPIMNVEVTVPESFMGEVIGDLSSRSGKIESISPHVGTQVIKATVPLARMFGYSTSLRSATQGRGTFTMRFSHFDRS is encoded by the coding sequence ATGAAAAAAAGCAATTTACATCATATTCGAAATATAGGAATTATCGCCCACATTGACGCGGGTAAAACCACGGTAACCGAACGGATATTGTATTACACGGGACGTTCTCACAAAATCGGCGAAGTCCATGATGGTGAAGCCATAATGGACTGGATGGCTGACGAGCAGGAACGTGGCATCACCATTACCTCCGCCGTCACCACCTGCCAGTGGAAGGAAAATGAAATACAGCTCATCGACACCCCCGGTCACGTCGACTTTACGATGGAAGTGGAACGCTCCCTGAGGGTACTCGACGGGGCCGTCGGCGTATTCTGCGCTGTCGGAGGCGTGGAACCCCAGTCTGAAACCGTCTGGCATCAGGCGGATAAATACCATGTTCCGAAACTGGCTTTTATCAACAAACTGGACCGGATCGGCGCCGATTTTTTCGGCACCGTGGAGATGATCCGGCAGCGGCTCCATGCCGTTCCATTGATTCTTCAGCTGCCGGTTGGCGCTGAGGACCACTTTTCAGGCATTATCGATCTGCTGACCATGAAGCAGTATAAATGGAACGATGACACCCTGGGCGCCACGTTCAGCATGGACGATATTCATGCTGACGATATTGACAAAGCGGAAGAATACCGTGAAAAACTGATCGAAACGGTGGCCGAAGCCGATGATGACATCATGGACGCATATCTGTCCGAAACGCCCATCAGCCCCCAGAGCCTTGTAGAAGGCATTCGCAGGGCCACTATCAGCCTGAAACTGGTCCCTATCCTGTGCGGATCGGCATTGAAAAACAAAGGGATACAGCCGCTGCTGGATGCGATCTCATGGTTTCTTCCGAGTCCGGAGGATATTCCCCCCATCAAAGGCGTTCATCCCGAAACCAATGAGAGCATCGAATGCCTGCCGAAAGAAAGAGATCCTCTGGCGGCCCTCATTTTTAAGGTATCCATGATCGAAGGCCGCAAGCTTTCGTTTGTAAGGGTCTACAGCGGCACCCTGAAATCCGGAAGCGAGGTATTCAACCCGGCCCGGAACCAAAAGGAAAAACTGTCCCGAATTCTCCGGATGCATGCAAACAAACGGGAACGAATCGACAGTGCGGGACCGGGAAGCATTGTCGGGGTGGTGGGTCTGAAAGCGTCTTCAACCGGAGAGACGCTCTGCAGTCCGGACCATCCGGTGCTGCTGGAAAAAATGGAATTCTACGAGCCGGTCATCTCTGTAGCGATTGAGCCGAAAACACATACCGATCAGGAAAAACTCGAGCAGGTCCTCGATAAATTTCTGGCTGAAGATCCCACATTGACGGTTCGAACCGATGACGATACCGGGCAGACCATTTTATCCGGGATGGGCGAACTGCATCTTGAAATCATCATCAGCCGGATGGAACGTGAATTCGGTACCCATGTCAATGTCGGAAAGCCACAGGTCGTCTACCGTGAAAGCATTGAAAACGAAATCGAAGCAACGGCTGTCTTTGACAAGGAGGTGGCCGGACAGAACCATTTCGGAGAAGTCAGCCTGCGGCTTAAGCCACTGGCCCGCGGCACCGGAAACCTGTTCAAATCACAACTCGCTTCTGAAACCATACCGGCTGTATACATACCGGTCATTGAAAAAGGCGTGATGGAATCGCTGGAAAGCGGCACGTTGATGGGGTATCCGGTTGTGGACGTAGAAGCGACTCTCACCGGCGGCTCATACAGAGAATCCGCCGGTACGGAACTGGCATACAAAGTCAGCGCATCCATGGCATGCAAGGACGCGCTGTCAAAAGGCCATCCCTACCTGCTGGACCCGATCATGAACGTTGAGGTGACGGTCCCGGAATCCTTTATGGGAGAGGTCATCGGCGATCTGAGCTCCCGGAGCGGAAAAATTGAATCCATCAGTCCGCATGTCGGAACCCAGGTGATCAAGGCGACCGTCCCCCTGGCACGAATGTTCGGCTATTCGACATCGCTGAGATCCGCCACCCAGGGAAGAGGCACTTTCACCATGCGTTTCTCGCATTTTGACCGGAGTTAG
- a CDS encoding GerMN domain-containing protein produces the protein MVMLVGHVKGRSAAPNQTTYKIPQQSERALQTAMTHLYFADQHNTYLSAENRAMILPDDPSEKGRRIIDALIEGPRGGLIRTIPEQTALRSFFLTEDGTAYVDFDNAVRENHPGGCESELMSIYSIVNSLILNIDQIHSIKILIEGKEALTLSGHMDLRFPFNANMLMVR, from the coding sequence ATGGTTATGCTCGTCGGACATGTGAAGGGACGATCGGCGGCCCCGAATCAGACCACGTATAAAATACCGCAGCAATCCGAACGCGCCCTGCAGACGGCAATGACACATTTATACTTTGCGGATCAACACAACACGTATTTATCGGCCGAAAACCGCGCGATGATTCTTCCGGATGACCCGTCAGAAAAGGGCAGGCGAATTATCGACGCGCTGATCGAAGGCCCCCGGGGCGGGTTGATCCGGACGATTCCCGAGCAAACAGCCCTGCGATCCTTTTTCCTGACCGAAGACGGAACCGCGTATGTAGATTTTGACAATGCGGTCAGGGAAAACCACCCGGGTGGCTGCGAATCGGAACTGATGAGCATTTACTCGATTGTAAATTCATTGATTTTGAACATCGATCAGATTCATTCCATAAAAATTCTGATTGAAGGAAAAGAAGCCTTGACCCTATCCGGTCATATGGACCTGCGGTTCCCTTTTAATGCCAATATGCTGATGGTAAGATAA
- the rarD gene encoding EamA family transporter RarD, with the protein MKHDHRENLEQHSPMTGGIWGVLAFLIWGLSPLYWKQLRNVPAFEILMHRMVWSFVFLVPVLLLQRRWNQFLFALKERRTLIPLTCSTLLVGCNWFIYIWAINHDHVLQTSLGYFITPLVNMLLGMIFLNERLRPAQWVSVALVAGSVSFLTIRGGQFPWIALALAVSFGFYGLIRKITPVSALAGLCVETFLMTIPALCYLCYLCYLDMTSTGAIFRLSVSTDLLLMGTALVTAFPLLMFTLSARRVRLCTLGFLQYIAPSCTFVLGAFYFHEPISGEQIWSFGLIWTGLLIYSVHSAIACKGLKQ; encoded by the coding sequence ATGAAACATGATCACAGGGAAAACCTGGAACAGCACTCACCCATGACGGGGGGCATCTGGGGCGTACTTGCCTTTCTGATCTGGGGATTGAGTCCCCTGTACTGGAAGCAGCTCAGAAACGTCCCTGCATTTGAAATCCTGATGCACCGGATGGTATGGTCATTTGTATTTCTCGTCCCGGTTCTGCTGCTGCAGCGGCGCTGGAACCAGTTTCTCTTTGCATTGAAAGAGCGGCGGACACTCATTCCGCTGACCTGCAGCACATTGCTCGTGGGATGCAACTGGTTCATATACATCTGGGCGATTAATCATGACCACGTTCTTCAGACCAGCCTGGGCTATTTTATCACTCCGTTGGTCAATATGCTGCTGGGAATGATATTTCTCAACGAACGGCTGCGCCCCGCGCAATGGGTGTCGGTGGCTCTGGTAGCAGGCAGCGTTAGTTTTCTGACGATAAGGGGCGGCCAGTTTCCATGGATCGCCCTGGCACTGGCAGTCAGTTTCGGATTTTACGGATTGATTCGAAAAATAACACCGGTCTCGGCACTGGCAGGTCTTTGCGTCGAAACGTTTCTGATGACAATCCCTGCCCTGTGCTATCTGTGCTATCTGTGCTATCTGGACATGACCTCTACCGGAGCCATATTCAGGCTCAGCGTATCCACCGATCTTCTTCTGATGGGAACAGCGCTGGTGACAGCGTTTCCGCTGCTGATGTTTACACTTTCGGCCAGACGGGTCCGCCTGTGCACGCTGGGATTTCTTCAATACATTGCCCCCAGCTGCACCTTTGTCCTGGGCGCATTCTACTTTCATGAGCCGATCTCCGGGGAGCAGATATGGTCGTTCGGACTGATATGGACCGGCCTGCTCATCTATTCGGTTCATTCCGCCATCGCCTGTAAGGGCCTGAAGCAGTGA
- a CDS encoding metal ABC transporter permease has product MLELLQFEFMRNAIITGILISVICGVIGTLVVVNRLAFLAGGIAHAAYGGIGIAFFFNLPYLPCTLSFSILAAFAMACITIKDKHRSDTIIGVLWATGMAMGVILLDLTPGYNVDFMSYLFGSILTVPKSDIWIIFGFSTYILLSVCWFYNDLLALSYDEEFAHLRGVPVKPMYFMLIGIIAVSVVMTIQVVGLILVIALLTIPPYIAERYSTSLKMMMVLSAMLSLIFTLSGLWISYMLNLTSGATIIMVAVAGFLVSFALERIFPGLFSRPNRPAE; this is encoded by the coding sequence ATGCTCGAACTGCTTCAATTCGAATTCATGAGAAACGCGATTATCACCGGGATACTCATCAGTGTCATCTGTGGTGTCATCGGAACGCTGGTGGTTGTAAATCGACTGGCTTTTCTGGCCGGCGGCATTGCGCATGCAGCCTATGGCGGCATCGGGATCGCCTTTTTCTTTAACCTGCCATACCTGCCGTGCACATTGAGTTTTTCCATTCTGGCCGCATTTGCAATGGCATGCATTACGATCAAAGACAAACACCGGTCCGATACCATCATCGGCGTACTCTGGGCTACCGGAATGGCCATGGGGGTAATCCTGCTGGATTTGACACCCGGATACAACGTCGATTTCATGAGCTATCTCTTCGGCAGTATTCTGACGGTACCCAAATCCGACATCTGGATAATTTTCGGATTTAGCACATATATTCTGTTATCCGTATGCTGGTTTTATAACGATCTGCTCGCCCTGTCTTACGATGAAGAATTTGCCCATTTAAGGGGCGTCCCTGTCAAACCGATGTACTTTATGCTGATCGGCATCATTGCCGTATCCGTAGTCATGACGATTCAGGTGGTCGGATTGATTCTGGTTATTGCACTTTTAACCATTCCGCCGTATATTGCAGAACGATACTCAACGTCTCTGAAAATGATGATGGTACTTTCGGCCATGTTGAGCCTGATATTCACCCTTTCCGGTCTGTGGATATCGTACATGTTAAATCTGACATCAGGAGCGACGATTATCATGGTAGCTGTAGCCGGTTTTCTCGTTTCATTTGCGCTGGAACGGATCTTTCCCGGTCTTTTTTCAAGACCCAACCGCCCTGCCGAATAG
- a CDS encoding metal ABC transporter ATP-binding protein, with the protein MNTPVIEIKDLWFSFHNHTVLTDVNLTIQEKDFLAVIGPNGGGKTTLIKIMLGLLPPDRGTVRIFGKSPDSISHRVGYVPQDIHFNRNFPISTLDVVYMGRLRMTNSHISHNRQDQISAREALEKLGMWKYRSVRIDELSGGQRQRVFIARALVTKPELLFLDEPTSSIDAQGQSDLYALLKELNQNITIVVVSHDVMLISSYIKSVVCVNQRVFFHDHAEITSEMLEMAYHCPVDLIAHGLPHRVLRKHKDL; encoded by the coding sequence ATGAATACACCGGTGATTGAAATTAAGGATCTGTGGTTTTCATTTCATAACCATACGGTTCTGACGGACGTCAACCTGACCATCCAGGAAAAAGATTTTCTGGCCGTCATCGGCCCGAATGGTGGCGGAAAGACCACTCTGATTAAAATCATGCTGGGATTACTGCCGCCGGACAGGGGAACGGTACGGATATTCGGAAAATCGCCGGACAGTATCAGTCACCGGGTTGGATATGTGCCCCAGGACATACATTTTAACAGAAATTTCCCCATATCGACGCTTGACGTTGTCTATATGGGAAGACTCCGAATGACGAACAGCCATATCAGTCATAACCGACAGGACCAGATTTCCGCCCGGGAAGCATTGGAAAAACTTGGCATGTGGAAATACCGCAGTGTCAGGATCGATGAGCTTTCCGGAGGTCAGCGTCAGCGCGTTTTTATCGCCAGAGCACTGGTCACAAAACCTGAGCTGCTGTTTCTGGATGAACCCACCTCAAGCATTGACGCCCAGGGACAATCCGATCTGTATGCTCTGCTAAAAGAGCTGAACCAAAACATCACCATTGTGGTGGTCAGCCATGACGTCATGCTGATATCCAGTTACATCAAATCCGTCGTCTGCGTAAACCAGCGTGTTTTTTTTCATGATCATGCTGAAATCACATCCGAAATGCTTGAAATGGCTTATCACTGTCCGGTAGATCTGATCGCCCACGGGCTTCCGCACCGGGTGCTCCGAAAACATAAGGACCTTTGA
- a CDS encoding zinc ABC transporter substrate-binding protein — MLRLALRSLAAWITFTALFLPSAQAQKPVSVFVSIAPQQYIVKKIGGNRVTISAMVEPGANPAVYEPRPAQLTGLAGADMYVAVGVPFERTWLKRFSAINPGMLIIFTDADINKKAMVSHRHEDTQPLIEADLKDPHIWLSPPLVMLQSRIILNGLLRVDPGSSRLYRDNYRQWMLELIELDDKLITLFQGIGNRTRFMVFHPAWGYFARAYGLNQIPVEIEGKEPKISQLHDFIQLAKQYGLTVIFAQPQFSSKNAQVIANGINGKVDFIDPLSPDWKENLLRVAEKIKTSLSGPVK, encoded by the coding sequence ATGCTCCGACTGGCATTACGTTCACTGGCCGCATGGATCACATTCACCGCATTGTTTTTACCATCTGCGCAGGCTCAAAAGCCTGTTTCTGTTTTTGTCAGCATAGCGCCCCAGCAATATATCGTTAAAAAAATCGGCGGCAACCGCGTCACAATTTCCGCTATGGTGGAACCGGGAGCAAATCCTGCTGTATACGAACCCAGGCCGGCCCAACTGACCGGACTGGCCGGCGCTGACATGTATGTTGCAGTCGGAGTACCCTTTGAACGTACGTGGCTGAAACGGTTTTCCGCTATCAACCCCGGCATGCTCATTATTTTCACTGATGCGGATATCAATAAAAAAGCGATGGTATCTCATCGGCACGAGGACACCCAACCGCTGATAGAAGCCGATCTCAAAGATCCTCATATCTGGCTCTCACCCCCGCTGGTCATGCTTCAGTCACGAATAATCCTTAATGGACTTCTCCGCGTTGACCCCGGATCCAGCCGGTTGTATCGCGACAACTATCGGCAATGGATGCTTGAGCTGATCGAACTTGATGATAAGCTCATAACACTCTTTCAGGGTATCGGAAACAGAACCCGGTTTATGGTATTCCATCCTGCCTGGGGATATTTTGCCCGGGCTTACGGCTTGAATCAAATCCCGGTTGAAATTGAAGGCAAAGAGCCGAAAATTTCGCAGCTGCATGACTTTATTCAACTCGCCAAACAATACGGATTAACGGTTATTTTTGCGCAGCCACAGTTTTCATCTAAAAATGCACAGGTCATCGCAAATGGAATCAACGGAAAAGTGGATTTTATCGATCCGCTGTCACCGGACTGGAAAGAGAATCTTCTCCGGGTCGCCGAAAAAATCAAAACATCTTTAAGCGGTCCGGTAAAATAA
- a CDS encoding DUF47 family protein: protein MLKFFFKKELQVESLIYSYLDKLRMTQRNFSRAVNTCIDIKKICEFDFLTEQTHKFESEADDIREEIKSLMYGKALIPESRGDIMNLLDSIDEVPRLFELILHMIQSQKLVIPDFIVPDVKDLIRVSLDGFYLMLRQVKALLSKSDEIRDLVVIIDKCESHCDHIERRIITNLFDSDVDPFLKLQLKELVINLGHISDQVDRVSKKINIISMKRRV, encoded by the coding sequence ATGCTCAAATTTTTTTTCAAAAAGGAATTGCAGGTTGAATCCCTGATTTATAGCTATCTGGATAAGCTCAGAATGACCCAGAGAAATTTTTCGAGGGCTGTCAATACCTGCATCGATATAAAAAAAATCTGCGAATTCGATTTTCTCACCGAGCAGACGCACAAGTTTGAATCCGAAGCCGATGACATCCGGGAAGAGATCAAGTCGCTGATGTACGGCAAGGCACTGATCCCCGAATCCCGGGGAGACATCATGAACCTTCTGGATTCCATTGACGAGGTGCCGAGGCTCTTTGAGCTCATTCTTCATATGATCCAGTCACAGAAACTCGTGATTCCCGATTTTATCGTGCCTGATGTCAAAGACCTGATCCGTGTATCGCTGGACGGCTTTTATCTCATGCTCAGGCAGGTCAAAGCGCTGTTAAGTAAAAGTGATGAAATCCGGGATCTTGTGGTGATTATCGATAAATGCGAAAGCCATTGTGATCATATTGAACGGCGGATTATTACCAACCTGTTTGATTCAGATGTCGATCCGTTTCTTAAACTGCAGCTGAAAGAACTGGTGATCAACCTGGGGCATATTTCGGATCAGGTGGACCGGGTATCCAAGAAGATCAATATTATCAGCATGAAGCGCCGCGTATGA
- a CDS encoding inorganic phosphate transporter has product MMISLISGIFLGWSLGANDASNAFGAAVTSKMLRFRTAAVLAAVCVLAGAMLEGQAGIETLRGLTRLAPHQAVVSSVAAAVTVTIMTLLGLPVSASQAVVGAIMGIGFINRQVNLAGLGKVIACWVGTPIGAVVIAVMVYKTAGAIYNRLDLNLFESDILLRLALIAAGAYGAYAIGANNVANVTAVFVGAGTLSVFSATLLGGVSIALGILTFSRRVMETVGKKIVRLDAFSALVVVLAEAITLHIYTVIGVPVSSSQAVIGAIVGVGIVKGIKTVSRQQILNILIAWLLTPTAATLIAILLEVATHLQYVPG; this is encoded by the coding sequence ATGATGATCAGCCTTATCAGCGGAATATTCCTGGGCTGGTCACTGGGAGCCAATGACGCATCCAATGCCTTTGGTGCGGCGGTGACCTCGAAAATGTTAAGATTCAGAACGGCGGCGGTTCTGGCTGCCGTTTGTGTGCTTGCCGGTGCGATGCTGGAAGGCCAGGCCGGAATTGAGACGCTCAGGGGCCTGACCCGTTTGGCACCTCACCAGGCGGTGGTCTCCTCCGTGGCAGCTGCGGTTACCGTTACGATCATGACCCTGCTGGGCCTGCCGGTTTCGGCATCTCAGGCCGTTGTGGGTGCTATTATGGGAATCGGTTTCATCAACCGGCAGGTGAATCTGGCCGGTCTGGGGAAAGTGATTGCCTGCTGGGTGGGAACGCCCATCGGAGCGGTTGTTATAGCGGTAATGGTATACAAAACAGCAGGGGCCATTTATAACCGCCTTGACCTGAATCTTTTTGAATCCGATATCCTGTTGCGTCTGGCATTGATTGCCGCCGGCGCCTATGGCGCTTACGCGATCGGAGCCAATAACGTTGCAAATGTCACAGCCGTATTTGTCGGTGCCGGAACGCTGAGTGTGTTTTCTGCAACCCTGCTGGGCGGAGTGAGTATTGCCCTGGGTATTTTGACATTCAGCCGTCGGGTAATGGAAACCGTGGGAAAGAAGATTGTCCGGCTGGATGCGTTTTCCGCGTTGGTTGTGGTGCTGGCCGAAGCGATTACCCTTCATATCTATACGGTCATCGGTGTGCCGGTGTCCAGTTCCCAGGCGGTGATCGGAGCCATCGTGGGGGTCGGGATCGTTAAGGGTATCAAAACCGTCAGCCGGCAGCAGATACTGAACATATTGATTGCCTGGCTTCTGACGCCCACGGCGGCCACACTGATCGCAATCCTGCTGGAAGTTGCAACTCATCTGCAATACGTTCCGGGGTGA
- a CDS encoding methyltransferase: protein MTNQDWNAQQLLQTSSSYWQGFTLQAAVKLDVFSAIGDGGLSANEIADRIHVDERALAMLLDALCAMALLIKNAGRYSNTAASTTFLIRSASKYLGHMLMHHHHLAESWLKLDQAVISGEPVRDRASFSDDQWRESFLMGMFNMAKHTAPPVAEAIDLAGCRRLLDLGGGPGTYAVFFCLKNPGLSATVFDLPTTRPFSESVFDQFGLADRISFSEGNYLTEDIDGSYDVIWMSHILHGEGPEDCEKIIRKAVAALQPGGKILVHDFILDNTMDGPLFPALFALNMLLGTASGQSYSEGQIRKMLARAGVVNIERIAMRLPNDSGIITGTV from the coding sequence ATGACGAATCAGGACTGGAATGCTCAACAACTGCTTCAAACTTCTTCCTCCTACTGGCAGGGGTTTACGCTTCAAGCGGCGGTCAAGCTGGATGTGTTTTCGGCTATCGGAGACGGTGGGCTGAGTGCCAATGAGATCGCAGATCGCATCCACGTCGATGAACGCGCATTGGCCATGCTGCTCGATGCCCTCTGCGCCATGGCGCTGCTGATCAAAAATGCCGGCCGGTATTCAAATACCGCCGCGTCGACGACATTTCTGATCCGAAGCGCTTCGAAGTATCTCGGGCATATGCTGATGCACCATCATCATCTGGCCGAATCATGGTTAAAGCTTGATCAGGCGGTCATATCCGGTGAGCCCGTCAGGGACAGGGCTTCTTTCAGCGATGATCAGTGGCGGGAGAGTTTTCTCATGGGAATGTTCAACATGGCAAAGCATACGGCCCCCCCTGTTGCCGAAGCGATCGATCTGGCCGGGTGCAGGCGCCTGCTCGATCTGGGCGGAGGACCAGGCACGTATGCCGTATTTTTCTGCCTGAAGAATCCCGGACTGTCAGCGACCGTATTTGATCTTCCCACGACCCGTCCGTTTTCGGAAAGCGTCTTTGACCAGTTTGGACTGGCGGATCGAATTTCCTTTTCAGAAGGAAATTACCTGACCGAGGATATAGACGGCAGCTATGATGTTATCTGGATGTCCCATATTTTGCACGGGGAAGGCCCTGAAGATTGTGAAAAAATTATTCGAAAGGCCGTTGCTGCGCTGCAGCCCGGCGGGAAAATCCTGGTTCATGATTTCATCCTCGATAACACGATGGACGGCCCGCTGTTTCCTGCCTTGTTTGCGTTGAACATGCTTCTGGGGACCGCTTCCGGCCAGTCATATTCGGAAGGGCAGATTCGGAAGATGCTGGCGCGGGCAGGCGTAGTGAATATCGAACGAATCGCGATGAGGTTACCGAATGATTCCGGAATCATCACCGGAACTGTTTGA
- a CDS encoding flagellar brake protein: MDKDSLLSLDIGKELQITIDGISFPVQSRLVGIDSGKFIIIHPPSRFKDVKHKLYPGNKIIVRYLVRGEVVAFATSLIEIISQPSLLMFLKFPEKLIHQNIRSVKRAACLIPVMTRFEEHVYQGVINDISLKGCQCIIMMPPPPDAPAFEKNQPIELHFKFIGDRGEQTLSGIIKNFRHKKNRATIGVSFVHITDEFETTISEYIDLLKDFFSLTK, from the coding sequence ATGGATAAAGACAGTCTTCTATCTTTAGATATCGGCAAGGAGTTGCAAATCACCATAGACGGAATTTCGTTTCCCGTGCAAAGCAGACTGGTGGGCATTGACTCCGGCAAGTTTATCATTATCCACCCCCCATCCCGTTTCAAAGACGTCAAGCACAAACTCTATCCCGGCAACAAGATCATCGTCCGGTATCTGGTCAGAGGCGAGGTCGTCGCCTTTGCAACGTCGTTGATCGAAATCATATCCCAGCCGTCATTGCTGATGTTTCTGAAATTCCCCGAGAAACTGATCCATCAGAATATCCGCTCAGTCAAACGGGCAGCCTGTCTGATCCCCGTAATGACCCGGTTTGAAGAACACGTCTATCAAGGGGTTATCAACGATATCAGCCTGAAAGGGTGTCAGTGCATTATCATGATGCCCCCACCCCCCGACGCCCCGGCCTTTGAAAAAAATCAACCGATTGAACTTCATTTTAAATTTATCGGCGACAGGGGGGAGCAGACACTTTCCGGAATTATCAAAAATTTTCGGCACAAAAAAAACAGAGCCACGATCGGTGTCTCATTTGTCCACATCACGGATGAATTCGAAACCACCATTTCCGAATACATCGATCTGCTGAAAGATTTTTTTTCTCTGACAAAATAG
- a CDS encoding putative sulfate/molybdate transporter gives MRIGPYRFDRIEFAGSLGDLGTLIPLSVALMVVCGLGVTPVLLMTGLSYIFTGLYFRLPIPIQPLKVAAAIAIASPDRITVPVIAAAGILFGAILIILSVSGLIDRLAGFFTRPIIRGIQLGLGLILITKGIRFILDHQLLVQNPESAIRAAGIPLNPLLGILGFFLALVLLSNRRFPSALVLIAAGAAIGIGYGALKSTGIDIGPTPISIAGIQPMDMLHALVLLVIPQIPLTLGNAVIGTADTCRSLFGNDERTQRVTNRTLAMSMGLMNIVTGLIGAMPMCHGAGGLAAHYRFGARTGGSSILIGAIFLIIALVFGRAGIGILSCIPNAVLGILLLFSGLELALLIRDVTMRSDLFVTLLIAGIGFATTNMAIAFAFGIIVYHLIRWKQIQL, from the coding sequence ATGCGAATCGGTCCCTACAGATTTGACAGAATTGAATTTGCCGGCTCACTCGGAGATCTGGGGACACTCATCCCGCTTTCAGTGGCCCTGATGGTTGTCTGCGGCCTGGGCGTTACACCAGTTTTGTTGATGACAGGCCTGTCCTATATTTTTACAGGCCTGTATTTCCGGCTTCCCATACCGATTCAACCGCTTAAGGTGGCTGCCGCCATTGCCATCGCCTCTCCGGACCGGATAACAGTGCCGGTCATAGCCGCTGCCGGGATTCTGTTCGGGGCAATTCTGATCATTCTTTCCGTTTCCGGCCTGATTGACCGGCTGGCCGGTTTTTTTACCAGGCCCATCATCCGTGGCATCCAGCTGGGCCTGGGTCTGATTCTCATCACCAAAGGCATCCGGTTCATCCTGGATCATCAGCTGCTTGTCCAGAATCCCGAGTCGGCGATCCGTGCAGCCGGAATTCCGCTCAATCCGCTTCTCGGCATCCTGGGTTTTTTTCTGGCTCTGGTGCTGCTGTCAAACCGACGATTTCCCTCAGCCCTGGTGCTGATTGCAGCAGGGGCTGCGATCGGCATCGGATATGGCGCCCTGAAATCAACCGGGATTGATATAGGTCCAACCCCTATATCGATTGCCGGCATTCAGCCCATGGATATGCTCCATGCACTCGTACTTCTGGTCATCCCCCAGATTCCGCTGACCCTGGGCAATGCGGTGATCGGCACCGCCGATACCTGTCGAAGCCTGTTCGGCAACGACGAACGGACGCAACGTGTAACCAACCGGACCCTGGCCATGAGCATGGGACTGATGAATATCGTCACCGGCCTGATCGGGGCAATGCCCATGTGTCACGGGGCCGGGGGCCTGGCCGCGCACTACCGGTTCGGCGCGCGAACCGGGGGTTCCAGCATCCTGATCGGTGCCATTTTTCTGATTATCGCGCTGGTCTTTGGCAGGGCCGGTATCGGCATTCTGTCGTGTATTCCCAATGCGGTATTGGGCATTCTGCTGCTGTTTTCAGGTCTTGAGCTGGCCCTGCTGATCAGGGACGTAACAATGCGATCCGACCTTTTTGTAACACTTCTGATCGCCGGTATCGGATTCGCCACCACGAATATGGCCATCGCCTTTGCCTTTGGAATCATCGTGTATCACCTGATCCGGTGGAAGCAGATCCAGCTGTGA